A single region of the Accipiter gentilis chromosome 6, bAccGen1.1, whole genome shotgun sequence genome encodes:
- the TEX14 gene encoding inactive serine/threonine-protein kinase TEX14 isoform X3, which translates to MAHALPLPIPCPVQLGSIKGDSLEAQLHEYVRQGNYVKVKKLLKKGIFVDAVNSMGQTSLFTAALLGLGKIVDVLLDYGSDANHRSYDGSTPVHAAAFSGNQWILSKLLDEGGDLRVHDKDGKSPQYWAMSAGKESSAQMLEFIQRCTFHMQAAIQNFPSDLLRKVGSSKALVCSPSRFGGLVQGNVDSPLGRFLKGGGNVAKTIYSFGFGKFYLAGSGHLGYLASLPIIGEKDVIQADDEPTFSYHVGPYMIMTNLMWGGSRVTVKELSFEPHQNCSKLRLADLLIAEQEHSSKLRHPHLLQLMSVCLSSDLEKTRLVYERVNFGSLYSILHERRTEFPVLHMETILHVLLQITDALRFLHSRGFIHRSVTSYAIQIVSSGEAKLCNLEYMIESKDGGEHSDLTRIPVPVQLYKWCSPEVILEKVVTVKSDIYSFCTVVQEALTETPPWKGLEDSVIKQLIISGQQLEADVRLPMPYYSIVKSGLEPKQKNRSMKLQDIQYILKNDLKDLTKSQTGHADETSKAQRPTVFADVNIHLASAFSYQRRTQELQGKEITEPDSSTAPRYSLFPEENSVLADHEASTSLQPVAQDKNCDVASELQMTLSVSDVDDSLCSFEINEIFASYPELHEDFLEEGAGLGQALNDEKRQQKEEDKATLRDLDASTEVHCEEKLVYEEGGFSESTTEYTTEEEERISETSDLCVLAQVRQDTGRKMSSLSQNEQHISKCVLNLKIFQSMLQQAADSLCRTEEKLDKLEATEKQKKLLQEIGMNQLSKQICQERHWNRSDDTFQNTNNPFSEVNTFLWKAIGPPSSDYIPPLITHQAQGVLGGDSFQAVSKTAKEMQAIQNEKWKCFYEMSKGKNENNLHDLGFSVVKSLDDEMSLDREHLLPRVSVRYKKKFSLQCQRGGDSHSAASGSEEERWCYPKSRSEIYSTKISEEKRMMQSEWRNEVKQMARRVASGQLELGFPYPASEYTSESEAESIKEAFQHVTVRVQKSQDLQRYRWQTGDNVESWDPGSEDRSESEESDLESAFRSSAGRSCQWPSQDEQAESGMAIHKNSVLPQQVENLTRGHSRKLHCSLNSSPDMSEEFLTPDPHSFLPTTTQGSSQLETSDAEGKLEDACEGFLQKQLPEDAGSGIQVSGGKMLFCSTAMQNSGSNTLGVDQLSHMPVASVEAAREVVLWELQEECNEKDVSATDIQDLSSIPCEQENYYRDIDCETPRVSHAPTGVSTPLNSEEKIPVAFEKYKHCHEVASDSSFCGSQETSSAVSRTFTTACGEGRNTEIPSVASGVSSSELNEPDGLPVVASSLRSTSKASALSQASNHFIDELPPPAQELLDEIEYLKQQDSIAQDFKEKGLYDCEVQRNENQMTEEKVIEKWITGIFPSAVNKNTF; encoded by the exons ATGGCTCATGCTCTCCCTCTTCCAATTCCCTGCCCAGTCCAGCTTGGAAGTATAAAAGGTGACTCCCTGGAAGCTCAGCTGCATGAGTACGTCAGGCAGGGAAACTATGTGAAAGTGAAGAAGCTTCTGAAAAAAG gTATTTTTGTTGATGCTGTAAATTCCATGGGCCAAACTTCTCTATTCACTGCTGCATTGCTAGGTCTTGGTAAAATAGTGGATGTGCTGTTGGATTATGGCTCAGACGCTAATCA TCGCTCTTACGATGGAAGCACCCCAGTCCACGCAGCTGCATTCTCAGGAAATCAGTGGATTCTTAGCAAGTTATTGGATGAAGGAGGTGATCTGAGAGTACATGATAAAGATGGAAAAAGTCCTCAGTACTGGGCTATGtcagctggaaaagaaagcagTGCTCAG ATGCTGGAATTTATACAGCGTTGTACATTCCACATGCAGGCTGCCATTCAAAATTTTCCCTCTGATCTACTCAGGAAGGTTGGTTCATCAAAAGCGCTCGTCTGCAGTCCGTCTAGGTTTGGTGGTCTTGTTCAAGG AAATGTTGACAGTCCTCTGGGTAGATTTCTGAAAGGTGGAGGTAATGTGGCCAAGACCATTTACAGCTTTGGTTTTGGGAAG TTTTATCTTGCAGGCAGCGGGCATCTAGGGTACTTGGCATCTCTCCCTATTATTGGGGAAAAAGATGTGATTCAGGCAGATGATGAACCAACATTTTCTTACCATGTTGGACCATACATGATCATGACAAA CTTAATGTGGGGAGGCAGCAGAGTTACAGTGAAGGAACTCAGCTTTGAGCCCCATCAGAACTGTAGTAAACTACGCTTAGCTGATCTTCTCATTGCAGAGCAAGAACATAGTAG TAAACTCCGACATCCTCATTTGCTACAGTTGATGTCTGTTTGTCTGTCTAGTGACTTGGAGAAAACCCGTTTAGTATATGAAAGAGTTAACTTCGGTTCTCTGTACAGCATCCTTCATGAAAGG cgtACAGAATTCCCAGTACTGCATATGGAGACTATTTTGCATGTGCTACTTCAAATTACTGACGCTTTGCGTTTTCTACACTCCCGTGGATTTATCCACCGTTCAGTTACCTCCTATGCTATTCAGATTGTTTCTTCCGGTGAAGCAAAGCTATGCAACTTGGAATACATGATAGAAAG CAAAGATGGTGGAGAACACAGTGATCTGACACGTATTCCTGTCCCAGTCCAGCTGTATAAGTGGTGCTCTCCTGAAGTAATCCTTGAAAAAGTTGTCACGGTCAAATCGGATATTTATAGCTTCTGTACAGTAGTGCAGGAGGCTTTGACAG AGACCCCTCCCTGGAAAGGTCTTGAAGACTCAGTTATTAAACAGCTCATAATTTCGGGACAGCAGTTAGAAGCAGATGTCAGACTTCCTATGCCCTATTATAGTATTGTGAAGTCAGGGCTAGAACCTAAACAGAAGAACCGCTCCATGAAGCTTCAGGATATTCAGTACATACTGAAAAATGACTTAAAG GACTTAACTAAGTCTCAAACTGGTCATGCTGATGAAACATCAAAAGCACAAAGACCTACTGTTTTTGCAGATGTGAACATCCATTTGGCATCAGCTTTTAGCTACCAGAGGAGAACACAGGAATTGCAGGGAAAAGAGATAACTGAGCCTG ACAGCTCTACTGCCCCAAGATACTCTCTCTTTCCTGAAGAGAATAGTGTACTAGCGGACCATGAGGCATCAACCAGTCTACAGCCAGTTGCACAGGACAAAAATTGTGACGTAGCTTCTGAACTCCAGATGACCCTCAGTGTCAGTGATGTGGATGACAGCCTCTGTAGCTTTGAAATCAATGAAATCTTTGCCAGTTATCCAGAACTTCATGAAGACTTCCTGGAAGAAGGAGCTGGATTAGGTCAAGCTCTAAATGatgaaaaaaggcagcaaaaggaagaagatAAGGCTACCCTCAGAGACCTGGATGCATCCACTGAAGTGCACTGTGAGGAAAAGCTAGTTTATGAGGAAGGTGGCTTTTCAGAATCGACTACAGAGTACACTacggaagaggaggagaggataAGTGAGACCTCTGACCTATGCGTGCTGGCACAGGTGAGACAAGATACTGGGAGAAAAATGAGTAGTCTGTCCCAAAATGAGCAGCACATCAGCAAATGCGTCCttaatttaaagatttttcaaagCATGTTGCAGCAGGCAGCAGATTCCCTGTGCAGAACAGAGGAGAAACTGGACAAATTAGAGGccactgaaaagcaaaagaagCTGCTCCAGGAAATTGGAATGAACCAGCTTTCTAAGCAAATTTGTCAAGAAAGACATTGGAACAGATCTGATGATACTTTCCAAAATACCAATAATCCTTTTTCTGAAGTTAATACTTTTTTATGGAAGGCTATAGGTCCACCATCAAGTGACTATATTCCACCACTGATAACACATCAGGCACAAGGAGTGTTGGGTGGAGACAGCTTCCAAGCTGTTTCaaagacagcaaaagaaatgcaggcaattcaaaatgaaaagtggAAGTGCTTTTATGAAATGAGTAagggtaaaaatgaaaacaaccttCATGATCTCGGCTTCAGTGTGGTGAAAAGCCTGGATGATGAAATGAGCCTAGACCGTGAG CATTTACTCCCACGTGTATCTGTAAGATACAAAAAAAAGTTCAGCTTGCAGTGTCAGAGAGGAGGTGATTCACATTCTGCAGCAAGTGGAAGTGAAGAAGAGAGGTG GTGCTATCCAAAATCAAGATCTGAAATTTACAGTACAAAAATAAGTGAGGAGAAAAGGATGATGCAATCAGAATGGAGGA ATGAAGTAAAACAAATGGCCAGAAGAGTGGCCTCAGGACAGCTAGAACTTGGCTTTCCATATCCAGCCAGTGAATACACATCTGAAAGTGAAGCAGAGAGTATAAAGGAAGCCTTTCAACATGTCACTGTTAGAGTCCAAAAAAGTCAAGACCTACAAAGATACAGGTGGCAGACAGGTGATAATGTTGAGTCTTGGGATCCGGGCAGTGAGGATAGATCTGAATCTGAGGAGAGTGATCTGGAGTCTGCATTTAGAAGTTCTGCAG GAAGAAGTTGCCAGTGGCCATCACAAGATGAACAAGCAGAGTCTGGAATGGCTATTCATAAGAATTCAGTCCTTCCTCAACAAGTTGAGAATCTCACTAGA GGGCATTCAAGGAAATTACATTGTTCCCTTAATTCATCTCCTGATATGTCTGAAGAATTCTTGACTCCTGATCCTCATTCTTTCCTTCCTACTACTACTCAGGGAAGTTCACAACTAGag ACCTCAGATGCTGAGGGCAAATTAGAAGATGCTTGTGAAGGATTTTTACAGAAACAGTTACCTGAAGATGCAGGATCAGGTATTCAGGTTTCAG GAGGAAAAATGCTATTTTGTAGCACAGCGATGCAGAACTCTGGCAGTAACACGCTAGGAGTGGATCAGCTTAGCCATATGCCTGTAGCCAG TGTTGAAGCAGCACGAGAAGTGGTACTGTGGGAGCTGCAGGAAGAATGCAATGAAAAAGACGT ATCAGCGACAGATATTCAGGATTTGTCAAGTATCCCCTGTGAGCAAGAGAACTACTACAGGGATATAGATTGTGAAACACCCAGAGTGAGTCATGCACCAACGGGCGTCAGCACTCCACTCAACTCAG aagaaaaaattCCAGTAGCCTTTGAGAAATACAAACACTGCCATGAAGTAGCTTCAGATTCTTCCTTTTGTGGTTCTCAAGAGACCTCCTCTGCAGTGTCCAGGACATTCACTACAGCctgtggagagggaaggaacacAGAAATTCCCTCAGTTGCTTCAGGAGTTTCCTCATCTGAATTGAATGAGCCT GATGGGTTGCCAGTAGTTGCTTCATCCTTGAGAAGCACCAGCAAAGCATCTG CACTCTCACAGGCATCTAACCACTTCATTGATGAGCTGCCTCCACCAGCCCAAGAGCTGCTGGATGAAATTG AATATTTAAAGCAGCAAGATTCCATCGCTCAAGACTTTAAAGAGAAAGGATTGTATGACTGTGAAGTGCAAAGAAATG AAAATCAGATGACTGAGGAAAAAGTAATTGAGAAGTGGATAACTGGAATTTTCCCAAGTGCGGTAAATAAAAACAcgttttaa
- the TEX14 gene encoding inactive serine/threonine-protein kinase TEX14 isoform X1, producing MAHALPLPIPCPVQLGSIKGDSLEAQLHEYVRQGNYVKVKKLLKKGIFVDAVNSMGQTSLFTAALLGLGKIVDVLLDYGSDANHRSYDGSTPVHAAAFSGNQWILSKLLDEGGDLRVHDKDGKSPQYWAMSAGKESSAQMLEFIQRCTFHMQAAIQNFPSDLLRKVGSSKALVCSPSRFGGLVQGNVDSPLGRFLKGGGNVAKTIYSFGFGKFYLAGSGHLGYLASLPIIGEKDVIQADDEPTFSYHVGPYMIMTNLMWGGSRVTVKELSFEPHQNCSKLRLADLLIAEQEHSSKLRHPHLLQLMSVCLSSDLEKTRLVYERVNFGSLYSILHERRTEFPVLHMETILHVLLQITDALRFLHSRGFIHRSVTSYAIQIVSSGEAKLCNLEYMIESKDGGEHSDLTRIPVPVQLYKWCSPEVILEKVVTVKSDIYSFCTVVQEALTETPPWKGLEDSVIKQLIISGQQLEADVRLPMPYYSIVKSGLEPKQKNRSMKLQDIQYILKNDLKDLTKSQTGHADETSKAQRPTVFADVNIHLASAFSYQRRTQELQGKEITEPDSSTAPRYSLFPEENSVLADHEASTSLQPVAQDKNCDVASELQMTLSVSDVDDSLCSFEINEIFASYPELHEDFLEEGAGLGQALNDEKRQQKEEDKATLRDLDASTEVHCEEKLVYEEGGFSESTTEYTTEEEERISETSDLCVLAQVRQDTGRKMSSLSQNEQHISKCVLNLKIFQSMLQQAADSLCRTEEKLDKLEATEKQKKLLQEIGMNQLSKQICQERHWNRSDDTFQNTNNPFSEVNTFLWKAIGPPSSDYIPPLITHQAQGVLGGDSFQAVSKTAKEMQAIQNEKWKCFYEMSKGKNENNLHDLGFSVVKSLDDEMSLDREHLLPRVSVRYKKKFSLQCQRGGDSHSAASGSEEERWCYPKSRSEIYSTKISEEKRMMQSEWRNEVKQMARRVASGQLELGFPYPASEYTSESEAESIKEAFQHVTVRVQKSQDLQRYRWQTGDNVESWDPGSEDRSESEESDLESAFRSSAGRSCQWPSQDEQAESGMAIHKNSVLPQQVENLTRGHSRKLHCSLNSSPDMSEEFLTPDPHSFLPTTTQGSSQLETSDAEGKLEDACEGFLQKQLPEDAGSGIQVSGGKMLFCSTAMQNSGSNTLGVDQLSHMPVASVEAAREVVLWELQEECNEKDVSATDIQDLSSIPCEQENYYRDIDCETPRVSHAPTGVSTPLNSEEKIPVAFEKYKHCHEVASDSSFCGSQETSSAVSRTFTTACGEGRNTEIPSVASGVSSSELNEPDGLPVVASSLRSTSKASALSQASNHFIDELPPPAQELLDEIEYLKQQDSIAQDFKEKGLYDCEVQRNVPYQIKMEDRESSKESEGNEERNHSLWTEESFNLAEETERAHSTLDDILERVLRAIPGDEEAQEQPQGRTLGHAS from the exons ATGGCTCATGCTCTCCCTCTTCCAATTCCCTGCCCAGTCCAGCTTGGAAGTATAAAAGGTGACTCCCTGGAAGCTCAGCTGCATGAGTACGTCAGGCAGGGAAACTATGTGAAAGTGAAGAAGCTTCTGAAAAAAG gTATTTTTGTTGATGCTGTAAATTCCATGGGCCAAACTTCTCTATTCACTGCTGCATTGCTAGGTCTTGGTAAAATAGTGGATGTGCTGTTGGATTATGGCTCAGACGCTAATCA TCGCTCTTACGATGGAAGCACCCCAGTCCACGCAGCTGCATTCTCAGGAAATCAGTGGATTCTTAGCAAGTTATTGGATGAAGGAGGTGATCTGAGAGTACATGATAAAGATGGAAAAAGTCCTCAGTACTGGGCTATGtcagctggaaaagaaagcagTGCTCAG ATGCTGGAATTTATACAGCGTTGTACATTCCACATGCAGGCTGCCATTCAAAATTTTCCCTCTGATCTACTCAGGAAGGTTGGTTCATCAAAAGCGCTCGTCTGCAGTCCGTCTAGGTTTGGTGGTCTTGTTCAAGG AAATGTTGACAGTCCTCTGGGTAGATTTCTGAAAGGTGGAGGTAATGTGGCCAAGACCATTTACAGCTTTGGTTTTGGGAAG TTTTATCTTGCAGGCAGCGGGCATCTAGGGTACTTGGCATCTCTCCCTATTATTGGGGAAAAAGATGTGATTCAGGCAGATGATGAACCAACATTTTCTTACCATGTTGGACCATACATGATCATGACAAA CTTAATGTGGGGAGGCAGCAGAGTTACAGTGAAGGAACTCAGCTTTGAGCCCCATCAGAACTGTAGTAAACTACGCTTAGCTGATCTTCTCATTGCAGAGCAAGAACATAGTAG TAAACTCCGACATCCTCATTTGCTACAGTTGATGTCTGTTTGTCTGTCTAGTGACTTGGAGAAAACCCGTTTAGTATATGAAAGAGTTAACTTCGGTTCTCTGTACAGCATCCTTCATGAAAGG cgtACAGAATTCCCAGTACTGCATATGGAGACTATTTTGCATGTGCTACTTCAAATTACTGACGCTTTGCGTTTTCTACACTCCCGTGGATTTATCCACCGTTCAGTTACCTCCTATGCTATTCAGATTGTTTCTTCCGGTGAAGCAAAGCTATGCAACTTGGAATACATGATAGAAAG CAAAGATGGTGGAGAACACAGTGATCTGACACGTATTCCTGTCCCAGTCCAGCTGTATAAGTGGTGCTCTCCTGAAGTAATCCTTGAAAAAGTTGTCACGGTCAAATCGGATATTTATAGCTTCTGTACAGTAGTGCAGGAGGCTTTGACAG AGACCCCTCCCTGGAAAGGTCTTGAAGACTCAGTTATTAAACAGCTCATAATTTCGGGACAGCAGTTAGAAGCAGATGTCAGACTTCCTATGCCCTATTATAGTATTGTGAAGTCAGGGCTAGAACCTAAACAGAAGAACCGCTCCATGAAGCTTCAGGATATTCAGTACATACTGAAAAATGACTTAAAG GACTTAACTAAGTCTCAAACTGGTCATGCTGATGAAACATCAAAAGCACAAAGACCTACTGTTTTTGCAGATGTGAACATCCATTTGGCATCAGCTTTTAGCTACCAGAGGAGAACACAGGAATTGCAGGGAAAAGAGATAACTGAGCCTG ACAGCTCTACTGCCCCAAGATACTCTCTCTTTCCTGAAGAGAATAGTGTACTAGCGGACCATGAGGCATCAACCAGTCTACAGCCAGTTGCACAGGACAAAAATTGTGACGTAGCTTCTGAACTCCAGATGACCCTCAGTGTCAGTGATGTGGATGACAGCCTCTGTAGCTTTGAAATCAATGAAATCTTTGCCAGTTATCCAGAACTTCATGAAGACTTCCTGGAAGAAGGAGCTGGATTAGGTCAAGCTCTAAATGatgaaaaaaggcagcaaaaggaagaagatAAGGCTACCCTCAGAGACCTGGATGCATCCACTGAAGTGCACTGTGAGGAAAAGCTAGTTTATGAGGAAGGTGGCTTTTCAGAATCGACTACAGAGTACACTacggaagaggaggagaggataAGTGAGACCTCTGACCTATGCGTGCTGGCACAGGTGAGACAAGATACTGGGAGAAAAATGAGTAGTCTGTCCCAAAATGAGCAGCACATCAGCAAATGCGTCCttaatttaaagatttttcaaagCATGTTGCAGCAGGCAGCAGATTCCCTGTGCAGAACAGAGGAGAAACTGGACAAATTAGAGGccactgaaaagcaaaagaagCTGCTCCAGGAAATTGGAATGAACCAGCTTTCTAAGCAAATTTGTCAAGAAAGACATTGGAACAGATCTGATGATACTTTCCAAAATACCAATAATCCTTTTTCTGAAGTTAATACTTTTTTATGGAAGGCTATAGGTCCACCATCAAGTGACTATATTCCACCACTGATAACACATCAGGCACAAGGAGTGTTGGGTGGAGACAGCTTCCAAGCTGTTTCaaagacagcaaaagaaatgcaggcaattcaaaatgaaaagtggAAGTGCTTTTATGAAATGAGTAagggtaaaaatgaaaacaaccttCATGATCTCGGCTTCAGTGTGGTGAAAAGCCTGGATGATGAAATGAGCCTAGACCGTGAG CATTTACTCCCACGTGTATCTGTAAGATACAAAAAAAAGTTCAGCTTGCAGTGTCAGAGAGGAGGTGATTCACATTCTGCAGCAAGTGGAAGTGAAGAAGAGAGGTG GTGCTATCCAAAATCAAGATCTGAAATTTACAGTACAAAAATAAGTGAGGAGAAAAGGATGATGCAATCAGAATGGAGGA ATGAAGTAAAACAAATGGCCAGAAGAGTGGCCTCAGGACAGCTAGAACTTGGCTTTCCATATCCAGCCAGTGAATACACATCTGAAAGTGAAGCAGAGAGTATAAAGGAAGCCTTTCAACATGTCACTGTTAGAGTCCAAAAAAGTCAAGACCTACAAAGATACAGGTGGCAGACAGGTGATAATGTTGAGTCTTGGGATCCGGGCAGTGAGGATAGATCTGAATCTGAGGAGAGTGATCTGGAGTCTGCATTTAGAAGTTCTGCAG GAAGAAGTTGCCAGTGGCCATCACAAGATGAACAAGCAGAGTCTGGAATGGCTATTCATAAGAATTCAGTCCTTCCTCAACAAGTTGAGAATCTCACTAGA GGGCATTCAAGGAAATTACATTGTTCCCTTAATTCATCTCCTGATATGTCTGAAGAATTCTTGACTCCTGATCCTCATTCTTTCCTTCCTACTACTACTCAGGGAAGTTCACAACTAGag ACCTCAGATGCTGAGGGCAAATTAGAAGATGCTTGTGAAGGATTTTTACAGAAACAGTTACCTGAAGATGCAGGATCAGGTATTCAGGTTTCAG GAGGAAAAATGCTATTTTGTAGCACAGCGATGCAGAACTCTGGCAGTAACACGCTAGGAGTGGATCAGCTTAGCCATATGCCTGTAGCCAG TGTTGAAGCAGCACGAGAAGTGGTACTGTGGGAGCTGCAGGAAGAATGCAATGAAAAAGACGT ATCAGCGACAGATATTCAGGATTTGTCAAGTATCCCCTGTGAGCAAGAGAACTACTACAGGGATATAGATTGTGAAACACCCAGAGTGAGTCATGCACCAACGGGCGTCAGCACTCCACTCAACTCAG aagaaaaaattCCAGTAGCCTTTGAGAAATACAAACACTGCCATGAAGTAGCTTCAGATTCTTCCTTTTGTGGTTCTCAAGAGACCTCCTCTGCAGTGTCCAGGACATTCACTACAGCctgtggagagggaaggaacacAGAAATTCCCTCAGTTGCTTCAGGAGTTTCCTCATCTGAATTGAATGAGCCT GATGGGTTGCCAGTAGTTGCTTCATCCTTGAGAAGCACCAGCAAAGCATCTG CACTCTCACAGGCATCTAACCACTTCATTGATGAGCTGCCTCCACCAGCCCAAGAGCTGCTGGATGAAATTG AATATTTAAAGCAGCAAGATTCCATCGCTCAAGACTTTAAAGAGAAAGGATTGTATGACTGTGAAGTGCAAAGAAATG TTCCCTATCAAATTAAAATGGAAGACAGAGAGTCAAGCAAAGAATCTGAGGGAAATGAGGAGAGAAATCATAGTTTATGGACTGAGGAGTCATTTAATCTAGCAGAGGAAACAGAAAG GGCTCACTCGACTCTTGATGATATTTTAGAAAGAGTGCTCCGTGCAATTCCTGGAGATGAGGAGGCCCAAGAACAACCTCAGGGACGCACTCTTGG ACACGCGTCCTGA